A single genomic interval of Christensenellaceae bacterium 44-20 harbors:
- a CDS encoding carbon-nitrogen hydrolase family protein, whose amino-acid sequence MRDRLRVGVVNFQAAWGAIPENLARIERICQKAKEQGAELVVFPEVAVSGYSIFEQGAMQKDAAEQIPGACSQTLCRIAKELGLYLAVGMPERDGQTGEIYNSLLAVSPMGVDAVYRKIHPFGHESLWCQKGQAPVIWQTPWGKIGLGICYDTYQFPELIRYYASQGCRLYLNSTAQAGSQATPEAAERFRQYYLSTIEAASLSNEIFIASSNLAGEEEGTQFGGASLVIGPVLREEGFGQDPYCRMYAGGLGNQEIGVVTAEIDLSLAVRTIYQNNPITGEPDYRPELYRKWQEKESRIER is encoded by the coding sequence ATGAGAGACAGGCTTCGAGTTGGAGTTGTGAATTTTCAGGCTGCCTGGGGCGCTATCCCAGAAAATTTGGCGCGCATCGAGCGCATATGCCAAAAGGCCAAGGAGCAGGGCGCGGAACTGGTGGTGTTCCCTGAAGTGGCGGTTTCGGGTTACAGTATTTTTGAGCAGGGCGCTATGCAAAAAGACGCGGCAGAGCAGATTCCGGGCGCTTGCAGCCAAACGCTCTGCCGGATTGCCAAAGAACTGGGCCTTTATCTTGCCGTAGGGATGCCTGAACGGGATGGGCAAACGGGTGAGATTTATAACAGCCTGCTGGCAGTTTCGCCAATGGGAGTGGACGCCGTCTACCGCAAGATCCACCCCTTTGGGCACGAATCGCTTTGGTGCCAAAAGGGACAAGCTCCCGTTATTTGGCAGACGCCCTGGGGAAAAATCGGCCTTGGGATTTGCTACGATACCTATCAATTTCCAGAGCTCATTCGCTATTATGCCAGCCAGGGATGCCGGCTGTATCTGAACAGCACGGCTCAGGCAGGGAGCCAGGCCACGCCGGAAGCGGCAGAGCGCTTTCGCCAATACTATCTTTCCACCATCGAAGCGGCCAGCCTGAGCAATGAAATCTTCATTGCCAGCAGCAACCTGGCCGGGGAAGAGGAGGGGACGCAGTTTGGGGGCGCCAGCCTCGTCATCGGGCCGGTTTTGCGCGAAGAAGGCTTTGGCCAGGATCCCTATTGCAGGATGTATGCGGGCGGGCTGGGAAATCAGGAGATTGGCGTCGTAACGGCAGAGATCGATCTCTCCCTGGCCGTGCGCACCATTTATCAGAACAATCCGATCACAGGCGAGCCGGATTACCGGCCGGAGCTCTACCGGAAATGGCAGGAAAAGGAAAGCAGAATTGAAAGATAG
- the rlmB gene encoding 23S rRNA (guanosine(2251)-2'-O)-methyltransferase RlmB, whose protein sequence is MEEQELIIGRNPVREAIRAGRSVEAIYVSARGEGSIREILALARKNGIIIKEVPKTKLDELSLPYGHQGNPGNHQGIAARVSEVAYQTVEDMFALAESRGQAPFLIMLDGIEDPFNLGAIVRSAEVMGAHGVILPKRRSASMTAAACKTACGAQEYLPIARVTNLAATIEEIKRRGVFVACADMDGQEAAKANLKGAMMLVIGAEGEGVSRLVKERSDFVVRIAVKGKIDSLNASAAAAVLMYEKVRQDMAQEV, encoded by the coding sequence ATGGAAGAACAGGAACTGATTATCGGCAGAAATCCCGTGCGGGAGGCGATCCGCGCCGGGCGGAGCGTTGAGGCCATTTATGTCTCGGCCAGAGGCGAGGGCAGTATCCGCGAGATCTTGGCTCTGGCGCGCAAAAATGGGATTATCATCAAGGAAGTTCCCAAAACAAAGCTGGATGAGCTCTCCCTGCCCTATGGCCACCAGGGCAACCCGGGCAACCACCAGGGGATTGCGGCGCGGGTGAGCGAAGTCGCCTATCAGACGGTGGAAGATATGTTTGCGCTGGCCGAAAGCCGCGGGCAGGCGCCCTTTCTCATCATGCTGGATGGCATTGAGGATCCCTTTAACCTTGGAGCGATTGTGCGCAGTGCCGAAGTAATGGGCGCGCACGGCGTGATTCTGCCAAAGCGCAGAAGCGCTTCCATGACGGCCGCCGCCTGCAAGACGGCCTGCGGCGCGCAGGAGTATCTGCCCATTGCCAGAGTAACCAATCTGGCCGCGACGATAGAGGAGATCAAGCGGCGCGGCGTTTTCGTCGCCTGCGCGGATATGGATGGCCAGGAGGCGGCAAAAGCGAACCTCAAGGGCGCGATGATGCTGGTGATCGGCGCAGAGGGCGAGGGCGTTTCCAGGCTGGTGAAAGAGCGCAGCGATTTTGTCGTGAGAATTGCGGTAAAGGGGAAAATCGATTCCCTCAACGCATCGGCTGCGGCGGCTGTGCTCATGTATGAAAAAGTGCGCCAGGATATGGCGCAAGAGGTGTAA
- a CDS encoding N-acetylmuramoyl-L-alanine amidase yields the protein MKNRARNKKKSNWGALFIALGVGLVIFAAVYVTGIAKTATTAPGDSLAGTRILIDPGHGGFDGGSIGATGTEEAEINLAISKLLQKELESEGAEVVMLREEDEALGEEKQDDMARRRELIETSGQDITVSIHQNKFGDSAVCGPQVFYAPGSAEGEKLAGCIQNSLNEALEVQKPRVQMEGNYYIVKSGTVPAVIVECGFLSNPEEEAKLKTEEYQKKVAKAVREGITVYLKGQGV from the coding sequence TTGAAAAATAGAGCGAGAAATAAAAAGAAAAGTAACTGGGGCGCACTTTTTATTGCGCTGGGAGTCGGGCTTGTGATCTTTGCCGCAGTTTATGTTACGGGCATTGCGAAGACGGCAACTACTGCGCCGGGAGATTCCCTGGCGGGCACCCGGATTCTGATCGATCCGGGGCACGGCGGGTTTGACGGCGGCAGCATTGGCGCGACGGGCACGGAAGAGGCAGAGATCAATCTTGCCATTTCAAAGCTGCTGCAAAAGGAGCTGGAATCTGAGGGTGCAGAGGTTGTGATGCTGCGCGAAGAGGATGAAGCGCTGGGCGAGGAAAAGCAGGATGATATGGCCAGGCGCCGGGAGCTGATCGAGACGTCCGGGCAGGATATTACCGTCAGCATCCATCAGAATAAATTCGGCGATTCCGCTGTATGCGGCCCGCAGGTGTTCTATGCGCCGGGCTCGGCGGAAGGGGAAAAGCTGGCTGGGTGCATCCAAAATAGCCTGAATGAGGCGCTGGAAGTCCAAAAGCCGCGCGTCCAGATGGAAGGCAATTACTATATCGTCAAATCAGGGACGGTTCCGGCGGTTATTGTGGAATGCGGATTTTTGAGCAACCCGGAAGAAGAGGCAAAGCTCAAAACCGAGGAGTATCAGAAGAAAGTGGCAAAAGCAGTGCGCGAGGGCATTACAGTCTATCTGAAAGGACAGGGCGTATGA
- the tsaD gene encoding tRNA (adenosine(37)-N6)-threonylcarbamoyltransferase complex transferase subunit TsaD, whose product MRKDEANQKLRALREKRNAVILGIETSCDETAAAIVQNGRTVRSNALYTQIAIHAQYGGVVPEIASRNHVEKLPYIVDEALAQAGLRLQDVDALAVTQGPGLVGALLTGVSYAKALSYAVEKPLIAVNHIEGHISANYISHPSLEPPFICLIVSGGHTNLVKVQDYGSYRLLGTTRDDAAGEAFDKVARILGLPYPGGPHLQKLAEQGDAHAYEFPRAFRGETHLDFSFSGLKTAVVNLVHRMEQKGEAFSKEDLAASFQRAAVQTLIRNTFEAARREGMRRIVFAGGVSANEELRRQALMHEGYEIYLPELKYCTDNAAMIASAAYYQLLGGCEAAPLTLNADPSLELISDAQA is encoded by the coding sequence ATGAGAAAAGACGAGGCAAATCAAAAACTACGGGCACTGCGCGAAAAGCGGAATGCCGTCATTTTAGGCATCGAAACTTCCTGCGATGAGACGGCAGCGGCCATCGTTCAAAACGGCAGGACTGTGCGCAGCAACGCGCTGTATACGCAAATTGCGATTCACGCCCAATATGGCGGGGTTGTCCCGGAAATTGCATCGCGCAATCACGTAGAGAAGCTTCCCTATATTGTGGACGAGGCGCTGGCGCAGGCTGGACTGCGACTACAAGATGTGGATGCGCTGGCAGTAACCCAGGGGCCGGGGCTGGTGGGCGCTCTGCTTACGGGCGTCTCCTATGCGAAGGCGCTCTCCTATGCGGTGGAAAAGCCGCTGATTGCCGTCAACCATATCGAGGGGCATATTTCTGCCAACTACATTTCGCATCCCAGCCTGGAGCCGCCCTTCATTTGCCTGATCGTCTCCGGCGGGCATACCAATCTGGTGAAAGTGCAGGATTACGGAAGCTACCGGCTTTTGGGCACGACCAGAGACGATGCCGCAGGAGAGGCGTTCGACAAAGTAGCGCGGATACTAGGGCTGCCATACCCGGGCGGGCCGCACCTGCAAAAGCTGGCAGAGCAGGGGGATGCCCATGCTTATGAATTTCCCAGGGCTTTCCGCGGGGAGACGCACCTGGATTTTTCCTTCAGCGGGCTCAAGACGGCCGTCGTCAACCTGGTGCACCGCATGGAGCAGAAGGGAGAGGCCTTCAGTAAAGAGGATTTGGCGGCTTCTTTCCAGCGGGCGGCAGTGCAGACGCTGATCCGCAATACCTTCGAGGCCGCGCGCCGGGAGGGAATGCGGCGCATTGTTTTTGCGGGCGGCGTCAGCGCGAACGAGGAACTGCGCCGGCAGGCTCTCATGCACGAGGGATACGAGATTTATCTTCCGGAGCTGAAATACTGCACAGACAACGCGGCGATGATCGCCTCTGCCGCTTACTATCAGCTTTTGGGCGGCTGTGAGGCCGCGCCGCTGACGCTCAATGCGGACCCTTCTTTAGAGCTAATTTCAGATGCGCAAGCATAG
- a CDS encoding ribonuclease III domain-containing protein: MKDSILEKIEDREAAQKNPIVLAYLGDTVYDLYVRTALVKRFGLHVNELNAKAAGIVNARAQAQASERLAGLFTQQEAEIFKRGRNAKVGSVPKNMEVADYHKATGLEALMGYLFLTGQHERLEQLMGAVLEQE; encoded by the coding sequence TTGAAAGATAGCATTTTAGAAAAAATAGAGGATAGGGAGGCAGCGCAGAAGAACCCCATTGTGCTGGCCTATCTTGGGGACACGGTCTACGATCTCTATGTGCGCACGGCGCTGGTCAAGCGGTTTGGCCTGCATGTCAACGAGCTCAACGCCAAGGCAGCGGGCATCGTCAACGCGAGGGCGCAGGCGCAGGCATCCGAGCGGCTGGCCGGCCTGTTTACCCAGCAGGAGGCAGAGATCTTCAAAAGAGGGCGCAATGCCAAAGTCGGCTCTGTGCCTAAAAATATGGAGGTCGCCGATTATCATAAGGCGACGGGGCTGGAAGCCCTGATGGGATATTTGTTTTTGACGGGACAGCATGAACGGCTGGAGCAGCTGATGGGAGCTGTGCTGGAGCAGGAATAG
- the sigH gene encoding RNA polymerase sporulation sigma factor SigH, translated as MIGFGYERFLNMTDGEIAELANKDDPLASDYLLNKYKNFVRAKARSYFLIGADREDLVQEGMIGLYKAIRDYRPDKQTSFLAFAELCVTRQIITAIKAATRQKHKPLNSYISLNKPVYDEESDRTLIDIITGSKVSNPEDIIIDQEDLMQIEEKIGEMLSDFEWKVLCLYLKGKSYQEIAQILGRRVKSIDNALQRVKNKLEKHLEDSRAQAE; from the coding sequence ATGATCGGCTTTGGCTATGAGCGCTTCCTGAATATGACGGATGGGGAGATCGCGGAGCTGGCCAACAAGGATGATCCGCTTGCCTCCGACTATCTGCTCAATAAGTATAAGAATTTCGTCCGGGCAAAGGCGCGCTCCTATTTCCTGATTGGCGCAGACCGCGAAGATCTGGTGCAGGAGGGCATGATCGGCCTGTATAAAGCTATTCGGGATTACCGGCCGGATAAACAGACTTCTTTTCTGGCCTTTGCGGAGCTCTGCGTAACGCGGCAGATCATTACGGCGATTAAAGCGGCCACGCGCCAGAAGCATAAGCCGCTTAACAGCTATATTTCCCTCAATAAACCAGTTTACGACGAGGAATCGGATCGGACGCTCATCGATATTATCACGGGCAGCAAAGTCTCCAACCCGGAGGATATCATCATCGATCAGGAAGATCTCATGCAGATTGAGGAAAAGATCGGGGAGATGCTCTCGGATTTTGAATGGAAAGTGCTCTGCCTCTATTTAAAGGGCAAAAGCTATCAGGAGATCGCGCAGATTTTGGGCCGCAGGGTCAAATCCATCGATAACGCCTTGCAGCGCGTGAAAAACAAGCTGGAAAAGCATCTGGAAGACAGCAGGGCGCAGGCGGAGTAG
- the greA gene encoding transcription elongation factor GreA, translating into MANEFVLTKKGKQDLEAQLEYLKTVKRAEISEQIKVARSFGDLSENAEYTEARNEQSRIEGRIQSLESTLRMATIVDDDEVNLEKVSIGTKVRLLDQEFDEEEIYQIFGSMEADVSNNIISNESPVGQALLGHSVGDEISVEVPGGIAHFTILEISKADER; encoded by the coding sequence ATGGCAAACGAATTTGTTTTGACGAAAAAAGGCAAACAGGACCTTGAGGCTCAGCTCGAGTATTTGAAAACAGTCAAACGGGCAGAAATTTCTGAACAGATTAAAGTCGCGCGCTCTTTTGGCGACCTCAGCGAAAACGCGGAGTATACCGAGGCCAGAAATGAACAATCCAGAATTGAGGGAAGAATCCAGAGCCTGGAAAGCACGCTGCGGATGGCCACGATTGTAGACGACGATGAAGTCAATCTGGAGAAAGTCAGCATCGGCACAAAAGTGCGCCTTTTGGATCAGGAGTTTGATGAAGAGGAGATCTACCAGATTTTCGGCTCGATGGAGGCAGATGTCTCTAACAACATTATCTCAAATGAATCCCCGGTTGGGCAGGCGCTGCTTGGGCATTCGGTAGGCGACGAGATCTCGGTGGAGGTTCCGGGCGGCATTGCGCATTTTACGATCTTGGAGATTTCCAAGGCAGATGAGCGGTAA
- a CDS encoding TIGR01906 family membrane protein encodes MRGKLLRILSAVCGAFVVLGVILNCVNFFCFQKSFYQREYQKLDTAEQIGMSGADLQAATDALLDYLRGRREDLHVQATIGGQQREVFNQREILHMVDVRMLYLWAMRIGNGLLILAAAFYLWAWIGGRDKAAVLGGYLQGNYILLGLIAALGIYAALDFNSFWTGFHKIFFTNDLWLLDPRTDLLIQMVPEQFFFDLVMRIVVSAAVIIAVLMVAAHLAKRRQKTESKA; translated from the coding sequence ATGAGAGGGAAGCTTCTTCGCATCCTGTCGGCAGTTTGCGGCGCATTTGTGGTTTTAGGAGTTATCTTAAACTGCGTCAACTTCTTTTGCTTCCAAAAATCCTTTTACCAACGGGAATATCAAAAATTAGATACGGCAGAGCAAATCGGCATGAGCGGCGCAGATCTGCAAGCCGCGACGGACGCCCTCTTGGATTATCTGCGGGGCAGGCGGGAGGATCTGCATGTTCAGGCAACAATCGGGGGGCAGCAAAGAGAGGTTTTCAACCAGCGGGAAATCCTGCATATGGTGGATGTCAGAATGCTCTATCTTTGGGCCATGCGCATCGGCAACGGCCTGCTCATTCTGGCGGCCGCTTTCTATCTTTGGGCCTGGATAGGTGGGCGGGATAAGGCTGCGGTTCTAGGCGGGTATTTGCAGGGAAACTATATTTTGCTCGGGCTGATTGCGGCGCTTGGGATTTATGCGGCACTGGATTTTAACAGCTTCTGGACAGGCTTTCACAAAATTTTCTTTACCAACGATTTATGGCTGCTGGATCCCAGAACGGATCTCCTCATTCAGATGGTTCCAGAGCAATTTTTCTTTGATCTGGTCATGCGCATCGTCGTCTCGGCGGCAGTGATCATCGCCGTATTGATGGTGGCGGCGCACTTAGCAAAGCGGCGGCAGAAAACGGAGAGCAAGGCATGA
- a CDS encoding cyclase family protein, which yields MKIIDISLKLDENAAVYEGDPRFSSEVWKNVQDDGFMLSTLRMGTHTGTHLDAPCHFISDGKTVAEISPRRCLGKCAVVDEIDAFAGGYSRVLISSRKQGGRITLAQAQRLIDLKVRLIGTERLSIGNDEVHRYLLGNDCVILEALDLSAAPEGEYILSALPLKIEADGCPVRAVLMVAEA from the coding sequence ATGAAGATAATCGATATTTCGTTAAAACTGGATGAAAATGCGGCCGTTTATGAGGGCGATCCGCGCTTTTCCAGCGAAGTCTGGAAAAACGTGCAGGACGATGGCTTCATGCTCAGCACGCTTCGCATGGGCACACATACCGGGACGCATTTGGATGCCCCCTGTCATTTTATTTCGGATGGGAAAACTGTGGCGGAGATTTCTCCCAGAAGGTGCCTTGGCAAGTGCGCCGTTGTGGATGAAATCGACGCTTTTGCAGGCGGCTATTCGAGGGTGCTCATCAGCTCCAGAAAACAGGGAGGGCGCATCACGCTGGCGCAGGCGCAGCGGCTGATCGATCTAAAAGTCCGCCTGATCGGCACAGAAAGACTCTCGATTGGCAACGATGAAGTCCATCGGTATCTGCTGGGCAACGACTGCGTCATTCTGGAAGCGCTGGATCTTTCGGCCGCTCCGGAGGGCGAATATATTTTATCGGCATTGCCGCTGAAAATCGAGGCGGATGGCTGCCCGGTTCGGGCGGTTCTGATGGTGGCGGAAGCATGA